In Desulfovibrionales bacterium, the following proteins share a genomic window:
- a CDS encoding sigma-70 family RNA polymerase sigma factor, which yields MDLAIGEPYVHMNKLDKVRLLKAVGKKEQITYEDLNELLPSDVNDPHEIEEIFEFLSKNDIEVVEEAPAIEDLDSAEAEWPKGRDKEQVEEVVEAAELVEKETEEFEEPFEVTTTYLREMGRFPLLTPGKEEELSRIIQSGYEMLLHVVLKTRGREPELKAIHERISTWRERDPSLKPKKQHLNYLLKNVRELAARYPEPKKIKKLLAGVTKEIEAIEKAKDEMIRANLRLVVSIAKKYMYQGLNLADLIQEGNLGLMRAVFRFDYSKGNKFSTYASWWIRQAITRAILDKTRTIRLPVHFLELRSQFFKAYYALLKELGRDPTPYELAERTALPMDKIISILEASREPISLETPVGDEDSTLGDFIENQKSLSPYDTVKEQELSESVKSILCTLSPREEKIIRLRFGIGEDAEYTLEEIGKRFNVSRERIRQIEKKALNRLRHSTRREKLRHFHD from the coding sequence ATGGATTTAGCAATCGGTGAGCCGTACGTGCATATGAATAAACTGGACAAAGTAAGATTACTGAAAGCTGTCGGTAAAAAAGAGCAGATTACGTATGAGGATCTGAACGAATTGCTGCCTTCAGACGTCAACGATCCCCACGAGATCGAAGAGATTTTCGAATTTTTGAGTAAGAACGATATCGAGGTGGTTGAAGAAGCACCCGCAATAGAGGATCTCGATTCTGCCGAAGCCGAATGGCCGAAGGGCAGGGATAAGGAACAGGTGGAAGAAGTGGTGGAAGCCGCCGAACTTGTTGAAAAGGAGACAGAGGAGTTTGAGGAACCGTTTGAGGTGACGACGACCTACTTGCGGGAGATGGGGCGGTTCCCCTTGCTTACACCTGGAAAAGAGGAGGAGCTGAGCCGCATTATTCAGTCGGGCTACGAAATGCTTCTCCATGTAGTGCTCAAGACCCGTGGCAGGGAACCGGAATTAAAGGCCATCCATGAGCGAATTAGCACCTGGAGGGAACGGGATCCCTCGCTTAAACCTAAAAAACAGCATCTCAATTACCTTCTCAAAAATGTCAGAGAATTGGCCGCCCGGTACCCTGAACCAAAAAAAATTAAGAAGTTGTTGGCCGGTGTAACCAAAGAGATTGAAGCCATTGAGAAGGCCAAGGATGAGATGATCAGGGCTAACCTCCGCCTGGTGGTGAGCATTGCCAAGAAGTATATGTACCAGGGTTTAAATCTTGCCGACCTTATCCAGGAGGGAAACCTGGGTCTTATGCGGGCAGTTTTCCGGTTCGATTATAGTAAGGGCAATAAATTCAGCACCTACGCCAGTTGGTGGATACGGCAGGCCATAACCCGGGCTATCCTGGACAAGACGAGGACTATAAGGCTGCCGGTGCATTTCCTGGAGTTACGCAGCCAATTTTTTAAGGCTTATTACGCCCTTCTCAAGGAATTGGGAAGAGATCCTACGCCTTATGAGCTGGCGGAGAGGACTGCTCTTCCCATGGACAAGATTATTTCTATCCTGGAAGCGTCCCGGGAGCCGATTTCATTAGAGACTCCGGTAGGCGATGAAGACAGTACTCTGGGAGATTTTATTGAAAATCAAAAATCCTTATCTCCTTATGATACAGTAAAAGAACAGGAACTGTCGGAGAGTGTCAAGAGTATTTTGTGCACTCTCAGCCCTCGTGAGGAGAAGATCATCCGTTTGAGATTTGGGATTGGAGAGGATGCTGAATATACACTTGAAGAGATTGGAAAGCGGTTTAACGTCTCGCGTGAACGTATAAGACAGATCGAAAAAAAAGCGCTCAACCGGCTGCGTCATTCTACCCGTAGGGAGAAGTTGAGACATTTCCACGACTAG